A part of Anaerolineales bacterium genomic DNA contains:
- a CDS encoding prenyltransferase yields MNINFSMWKTAIWSLVKMDSKTEWEKLDVISKWLIATRSGVTLVTVYTCVIAGLLALRDDYFSFVPWLVMTVGLFIAHGTNNLLNDYTDFSRGVDSDNYFRTQYGVHPLVQGFWTKPQQLTWLLVSGVIAFLSGVYALFYAHFDPIVIGFFALGALVLLFYTYPLKYLGVGELAIFLIWGPIMVAGVYIVLAIGQNGNLNNIWYVVLAGVPFGLSVVSINIGKHIDKMKEDASKGVGTLPVRIGQTAARYVNIAALVLIYLVVLYLIFIPQYFTPLMLIIFFAIRRLITAIKILSKPRPEVAPPGFPFWPTFFSAFNFNHNRLVGGLFILGLIGDTLLRIFLPTFWPLR; encoded by the coding sequence ATGAACATAAATTTTTCAATGTGGAAAACTGCCATCTGGTCACTGGTAAAGATGGACAGCAAGACTGAGTGGGAGAAGCTGGATGTTATATCGAAGTGGCTGATAGCTACCCGCTCAGGAGTCACCCTGGTTACCGTCTATACGTGTGTGATTGCTGGTCTATTGGCACTGCGGGATGATTATTTCTCCTTCGTTCCATGGCTGGTTATGACGGTAGGCTTGTTCATTGCACATGGGACTAACAACCTGCTCAATGATTACACGGATTTCAGTCGTGGGGTGGATAGTGATAACTACTTCCGCACCCAATACGGCGTTCATCCCTTGGTGCAGGGCTTTTGGACGAAACCTCAGCAACTGACCTGGCTCCTGGTAAGTGGGGTGATTGCTTTTCTGTCAGGCGTATACGCCCTCTTTTATGCCCACTTCGATCCGATTGTCATTGGCTTTTTCGCCTTGGGGGCACTCGTACTGCTGTTCTATACCTATCCGCTAAAATATCTCGGGGTGGGTGAGCTGGCTATCTTCCTGATCTGGGGCCCGATCATGGTAGCTGGGGTTTACATCGTCCTGGCAATTGGTCAAAATGGCAACCTGAACAATATATGGTATGTGGTGCTGGCAGGTGTACCCTTCGGACTGAGCGTAGTCAGTATTAATATAGGCAAGCACATCGATAAGATGAAGGAAGATGCCAGTAAAGGCGTTGGAACATTACCCGTCAGGATCGGCCAGACAGCTGCCCGTTATGTAAATATCGCTGCCCTGGTGTTGATTTACCTGGTCGTTTTATACCTGATATTTATCCCCCAATATTTCACTCCCCTGATGCTGATCATATTCTTCGCCATCCGGCGCTTGATCACTGCGATAAAAATCTTATCCAAGCCCCGTCCTGAGGTTGCCCCCCCTGGGTTCCCGTTCTGGCCCACCTTTTTCTCGGCGTTTAATTTCAACCACAATCGCCTGGTTGGCGGCCTATTCATTCTTGGATTGATCGGTGACACCCTGCTGCGGATATTTCTACCCACATTCTGGCCACTCCGGTAA
- a CDS encoding Na+/H+ antiporter, producing the protein MEQFLSTETIIIELLVIVSIVAIAVRRLRIPYTVALVVVGLVITFQSTIKFELTPEMIMALFVPPLIFEAAFHLNIQELRRNYAAILLLAVPGVVITMLIVAGTMALGINLSLPMALLFGALMSATDPVAVVVLFRSLGVPKRLAVLIEGESLFNDGTAVVLFNLVLTAVLTSQYNLFAGMWNFLIVSFGGIAVGLAVGWVISQVIARVDNYLIETTLTTILAFGSYLLADRLGVSGILAVLIAGLVTSNTSQQSMSPTSRIVIFNFWEYTTFLSNSILFLLIGLQVNITTLVNAWQPILWAVLAVFVARCVVVYGLCWVGKRVAEPIPMSWQHILNWGDLRGAISLALALSLPVALGAQADLLQTMAFGVVLFTLLVQSTTMAPLVKRLKIITRNDAQLEYELNHARLTALRSADSRLDRLHNDGMLSSLTRDKLKHGITEQASLLAEQVRGQLLADPTLEAEELETGWRELLRAQRSALLSLRHDGVITDETFDLLASEVDAQLSEGYAAQPVKTETRTQFIEVPISDSSDAVGKSISELDIPRSAVLVSIQRGDEVIIPHGDTVLHTRDIITLLCEREAIPEVKHALNNSKVDDKLT; encoded by the coding sequence ATGGAACAGTTCTTGTCCACTGAAACCATCATCATCGAGCTATTAGTCATCGTATCTATCGTTGCCATCGCGGTAAGGCGCTTGCGTATTCCCTACACAGTTGCATTGGTAGTCGTGGGGCTGGTGATCACCTTCCAAAGCACGATTAAGTTTGAACTCACTCCAGAGATGATCATGGCCTTGTTTGTACCACCCCTGATCTTTGAAGCTGCCTTTCACTTGAATATTCAGGAGTTACGTCGAAATTATGCAGCCATCCTACTACTGGCAGTCCCAGGTGTAGTCATCACCATGCTGATTGTTGCTGGCACCATGGCCTTAGGAATCAACCTCAGCTTGCCTATGGCGTTGCTCTTTGGTGCATTGATGTCTGCTACCGACCCGGTGGCCGTGGTGGTACTTTTCCGCTCTCTGGGTGTACCAAAACGCCTGGCAGTGCTCATCGAAGGCGAAAGCCTATTTAATGATGGTACTGCAGTGGTGCTTTTTAATCTCGTGCTTACTGCTGTCCTTACCAGCCAGTACAACTTGTTTGCGGGCATGTGGAACTTCCTGATCGTCTCATTTGGCGGCATTGCAGTTGGGCTGGCGGTAGGCTGGGTGATCTCCCAGGTCATCGCCCGGGTAGATAACTACCTAATCGAAACCACATTGACCACGATCTTGGCCTTTGGTTCTTACCTGCTGGCGGATCGGCTTGGGGTTAGCGGCATCCTGGCCGTTCTGATTGCGGGTTTGGTGACCAGCAATACCAGCCAGCAATCAATGAGCCCTACCAGCCGTATCGTGATTTTTAATTTTTGGGAATACACCACATTTCTGAGTAACTCAATCTTATTTTTATTGATTGGTTTGCAGGTTAATATCACTACCCTGGTAAATGCCTGGCAACCCATCTTGTGGGCGGTATTGGCGGTCTTTGTGGCGCGCTGTGTGGTTGTCTATGGCCTATGTTGGGTGGGAAAACGAGTAGCTGAACCGATTCCAATGAGCTGGCAGCATATTCTCAATTGGGGAGACCTGCGGGGAGCCATCAGCCTGGCTCTGGCGCTCAGCCTGCCGGTGGCTCTGGGTGCCCAGGCAGACTTACTGCAAACGATGGCGTTTGGAGTTGTTCTTTTTACCCTGTTGGTACAGAGCACAACCATGGCACCCTTGGTCAAACGCTTGAAGATCATCACGCGTAACGACGCCCAGCTAGAATACGAGCTGAATCACGCCCGCTTAACCGCATTGCGAAGTGCCGATTCACGTCTGGATCGCCTGCACAATGACGGGATGCTATCCAGCCTTACCAGGGATAAACTAAAACATGGCATCACCGAGCAGGCCAGTCTTTTAGCTGAACAGGTGCGTGGCCAGCTGCTGGCAGACCCTACCCTTGAAGCTGAGGAATTGGAAACCGGCTGGCGTGAGCTCCTGCGCGCCCAGCGATCTGCATTGCTCAGCTTACGTCATGACGGCGTGATTACTGACGAGACGTTTGACCTGCTGGCCAGTGAGGTGGATGCCCAATTGAGTGAAGGTTACGCTGCCCAGCCAGTAAAAACCGAAACCCGCACCCAATTTATTGAGGTTCCAATATCCGACTCTTCTGATGCGGTTGGGAAATCGATCTCCGAGCTCGACATCCCCCGCAGTGCTGTGTTGGTTTCCATCCAGCGCGGTGACGAGGTGATCATCCCGCACGGCGATACCGTCCTGCATACGCGCGACATAATTACCCTGCTATGCGAGCGTGAGGCAATTCCTGAAGTAAAGCACGCATTAAACAACTCTAAGGTTGATGACAAGCTAACATAA
- a CDS encoding polyphosphate kinase 2, with the protein MSHTDEFRIKPGSEVNLAKIDPAYHGEYQNEDAANNELQKYAERLNELQALMYAENKHALLIVLQAMDGGGKDGTIRHVMSAMNPQGCSVVGFKVPTEEELAHEFLWRVHQRTPRKGHIAVFNRSHYEDVLVVRVHNLVPRRVWEKRYNEINAFERQLTNSGMTIVKFFLHIDQDEQLRRFGDRLDEPDKQWKISEADYAEREFWDDYQQAYMDALSKCNFNYAPWYIIPANHKWYRNLVISQILVETLENLKLHYPEPATDLAKIRKLYHTEVAEASGKTVPEQIHEVRNGKKEKKKKKKKKDK; encoded by the coding sequence ATGAGCCACACCGATGAATTTCGCATAAAGCCGGGTAGCGAGGTAAATCTCGCCAAGATTGATCCGGCATACCATGGTGAATATCAAAATGAAGATGCAGCAAACAACGAGCTTCAGAAGTATGCCGAACGTTTAAACGAGCTACAAGCCTTGATGTACGCCGAGAATAAACACGCGTTGCTGATCGTTTTACAGGCCATGGATGGAGGCGGCAAGGATGGGACGATCAGACATGTCATGTCGGCTATGAACCCCCAGGGGTGTTCGGTGGTGGGGTTCAAGGTTCCGACTGAGGAAGAGCTGGCGCATGAATTCCTTTGGCGAGTGCATCAGCGAACACCCCGTAAGGGGCACATCGCCGTCTTCAATCGATCGCACTATGAGGATGTTCTGGTAGTCAGAGTACATAACCTGGTTCCCAGGCGAGTGTGGGAGAAGCGTTATAACGAGATCAACGCCTTTGAACGTCAGCTCACCAACAGCGGCATGACTATCGTAAAATTCTTCCTGCATATCGATCAGGATGAACAGCTCCGGCGCTTCGGAGACCGGCTGGACGAGCCAGACAAACAGTGGAAGATCAGCGAAGCTGATTATGCTGAGCGAGAATTTTGGGATGATTATCAACAGGCTTATATGGACGCCTTGAGTAAGTGTAATTTTAATTATGCACCATGGTACATCATCCCTGCCAACCACAAATGGTATCGCAATCTGGTGATATCGCAAATCCTGGTTGAGACGCTAGAAAACCTGAAGTTGCACTATCCTGAGCCTGCTACAGACCTGGCAAAGATCCGAAAGCTTTACCATACGGAAGTGGCGGAGGCATCGGGTAAGACGGTCCCCGAGCAAATACATGAAGTGAGAAACGGTAAGAAAGAGAAAAAGAAGAAAAAGAAAAAAAAGGACAAATAG
- a CDS encoding chloride channel protein, translating to MTSFRNWFNRLKLSDTLILWGLAVGVGLATAMGVWLFKEIIQLTFMLEYGKLGSWLSTISKWTLFVLPVLGGLLVGAISHFFIGEERHSGVAGIMESVALTGGRLRYKRAPAKMVAAALSIGSGASVGPEDPSVQIGANLGSMVGQRLHFSDERMRALVAAGAASGISAAFNAPIAGVFFALEIILGEISGAAFGVVMLASVTSAILTQTISGTQPAFQIPPYVYSINWQLPLYLLLGLLAGPIAAVYIRLLFIIKDAFAYISQIPRWLKPAITGLLLGIIGLFLPQVLGIGYVTIGNILNGSITDVSLLLILMVAKLFLTPTSLAGGFIGGVFAPSLFIGATLGGAFGQISNIVFPALGINPATFAMVGMAAVLAGSVHAPLTAIILLFEMTNDYHIILPVMFAVVVSQVTSQRLVQDSVYTLSLRRKGIRLERGKDVEILQTILVQEVMQPAAFTLRDTDSLSHASEFFFKTHHHGAPVLNAQNELVGIFTLQDMDATDADQWSSVSIGEACTHDLIVAYPDETIGSALRKMAQRDVGRMPVVSPENPRTLLGLLRRTDVIRAYDAALTRKAAMRHRIHQLQLGALAPSDMHVEEFQVEQGTVCANKPVRDVAWPVDCLVASIRRKGQIVVPHGDTVIRPGDVLVLITESSCIDELSKIDNTPEEHNPG from the coding sequence ATGACAAGCTTTCGCAACTGGTTCAACCGCTTAAAATTATCGGACACCCTCATCTTATGGGGTTTAGCAGTGGGGGTTGGCCTGGCAACCGCTATGGGTGTCTGGCTCTTCAAAGAAATCATACAGCTGACCTTCATGCTGGAATATGGTAAGTTAGGCAGCTGGTTATCCACCATAAGTAAGTGGACCTTATTTGTCCTGCCGGTGTTGGGTGGCTTGCTTGTTGGTGCCATATCCCACTTTTTCATCGGGGAAGAACGGCATAGCGGTGTGGCGGGCATCATGGAATCAGTCGCTCTAACTGGAGGCCGCCTGCGTTATAAGCGAGCTCCGGCTAAGATGGTTGCAGCTGCGCTATCAATTGGCAGTGGTGCATCCGTCGGTCCTGAAGATCCGTCGGTGCAAATCGGTGCGAATCTGGGCTCAATGGTTGGGCAGAGATTACACTTCTCCGATGAGCGGATGCGTGCCCTGGTAGCTGCCGGAGCAGCCAGTGGTATCTCCGCTGCGTTTAATGCACCCATCGCTGGCGTCTTCTTTGCATTAGAGATAATTTTAGGTGAGATCAGTGGCGCTGCCTTTGGTGTGGTGATGCTTGCTTCAGTCACGTCCGCAATTCTCACCCAGACTATCTCCGGCACCCAACCTGCCTTTCAAATTCCCCCTTATGTTTATAGCATCAACTGGCAGCTGCCGCTTTATCTACTTTTAGGTCTCCTGGCTGGCCCGATCGCTGCGGTATATATCCGGCTGCTGTTCATTATTAAGGATGCGTTTGCATATATTTCGCAGATACCGCGTTGGCTAAAACCAGCTATCACTGGTCTCCTTCTCGGGATCATCGGGCTGTTCCTTCCGCAAGTCCTTGGGATTGGATACGTCACTATCGGAAACATCCTGAATGGATCAATTACCGATGTGAGCTTATTGCTCATCCTGATGGTTGCCAAGCTGTTCTTAACCCCCACAAGCCTGGCTGGAGGATTTATCGGAGGTGTCTTTGCTCCGTCTCTCTTCATTGGGGCTACACTCGGCGGAGCATTTGGTCAAATATCGAACATCGTTTTTCCAGCATTAGGTATCAACCCGGCAACCTTTGCCATGGTCGGGATGGCAGCCGTATTAGCAGGCTCAGTCCATGCGCCACTGACCGCTATCATTCTGTTATTCGAGATGACCAATGATTATCACATCATCCTGCCGGTTATGTTTGCAGTGGTCGTTAGCCAGGTAACTTCTCAGCGTCTGGTGCAAGATTCGGTGTATACACTGAGCCTGAGGCGTAAAGGAATCCGCCTTGAACGCGGCAAGGATGTGGAAATCCTTCAGACCATCCTGGTGCAAGAAGTAATGCAACCAGCTGCCTTCACGTTGCGCGACACGGATAGTCTCAGCCATGCATCCGAATTTTTCTTCAAAACCCACCATCACGGCGCTCCAGTGCTTAACGCCCAGAACGAACTGGTGGGTATATTCACGCTACAAGATATGGATGCAACCGATGCTGACCAATGGTCGTCTGTGAGCATCGGGGAGGCATGTACACATGACCTGATCGTGGCATATCCCGATGAAACCATTGGCTCTGCGCTGAGGAAGATGGCCCAAAGGGATGTTGGTCGCATGCCTGTGGTGTCACCTGAGAATCCTCGTACATTGCTGGGGCTGCTCCGCCGGACAGATGTGATCCGTGCCTACGATGCTGCCCTCACCCGCAAAGCAGCCATGCGCCACCGGATCCACCAACTCCAATTAGGTGCGCTTGCCCCCAGTGATATGCATGTGGAGGAATTCCAGGTCGAACAAGGCACAGTGTGTGCCAACAAGCCTGTCCGGGATGTTGCCTGGCCAGTAGATTGCCTTGTGGCTTCGATACGCAGAAAGGGGCAGATCGTGGTTCCTCACGGAGACACAGTAATCAGGCCTGGCGATGTTTTGGTTCTCATCACTGAAAGCTCCTGCATAGATGAGCTTTCCAAAATTGATAATACACCAGAAGAACACAATCCTGGTTAA